The following are encoded together in the Notolabrus celidotus isolate fNotCel1 chromosome 9, fNotCel1.pri, whole genome shotgun sequence genome:
- the LOC117818557 gene encoding leucine-rich repeat-containing protein 15-like produces MALKDVGEINSTVFRSDNLSSITRLRIEGAGVTGIAEGAFRSLQNLTILSLNQNQLTHINPHWFSLSGVLSELSLTENHITVLNVSMCSELINLTRLSLNKNTIREIHPNTFSSMTSLAELDLSDNRMTWVSPQVFRSLRSTRISLDGNPWDCSCEAQDFVDYLKGL; encoded by the coding sequence ATGGCCCTGAAGGATGTCGGGGAGATAAACTCAACTGTATTCCGCAGTGACAACCTCTCTTCGATAACCAGGCTGAGGATCGAGGGCGCTGGTGTCACAGGGATCGCTGAGGGGGCCTTCAGATCTCTCCAGAACCTCACAATTCTCAgtttgaaccagaaccagctcaCTCACATTAACCCACACTGGTTCAGTCTGTCCGGTGTCCTCAGTGAGCTCAGCCTGACAGAGAACCACATCACAGTCCTGAATGTGTCCATGTGCAGTGAGCTCATCAACCTCACCAGGCTCAGTCTGAACAAGAACACGATCAGAGAAATCCATCCTAACACTTTCAGCTCCATGACCAGCTTAGCTGAGTTGGACTTGTCTGACAACAGGATGACCTGGGTCTcacctcaggtcttcaggtctCTCAGGTCCACTAGAATCAGTCTGGATGGGAACCCCTGGGACTGTTCCTGTGAAGCTCAGGACTTTGTAGACTACTTGAAAGGTTtgtga